From the Carya illinoinensis cultivar Pawnee chromosome 4, C.illinoinensisPawnee_v1, whole genome shotgun sequence genome, one window contains:
- the LOC122307561 gene encoding 12-oxophytodienoate reductase 2-like, with the protein MAAKIPTVPLLTPYKLGKFDLSHRVVLAPLTRQRSYGNVPQPHAILYYAQRTSKGGLLIAEATGVSDTAQGYPDTPGIWTREQIEAWKPIVDAVHAKGGIFFCQIWHVGRVSNQGFQPNGQAPISSTDKPLTPQIRSNGIDVAQFTPPRRLRTDEIPGIVNDFRLAARNAIAAGFDGVEIHGAHGYLIDQFMKDHVNDRTDQYGGSLENRCRFALEIVDAVANEIGAERVGIRLSPFADYMESGDSNPKALGLYMAESLNKYEILYCHMVEPRMKTVAEKSNTPNSLLPMREAFKGSFLVAGGYDREDGNEAIIENRTDLVVYGRLFLANPDLPRRFELNVPLNKYNRETFYISDPVVGYTDYPFLEDTA; encoded by the exons ATGGCTGCTAAAATTCCCACAGTTCCTCTGCTCACTCCTTACAAATTGGGGAAGTTCGATCTATCCCATAG AGTGGTTTTGGCGCCATTGACCAGACAGAGATCTTATGGTAATGTTCCTCAGCCACATGCTATACTGTACTATGCTCAAAGAACCTCCAAAGGCGGTCTTCTGATAGCTGAAGCCACTGGAGTTTCAGACACTGCTCAGGG GTATCCAGACACACCTGGCATATGGACAAGAGAGCAAATTGAAGCATGGAAACCCATTGTAGATGCTGTTCATGCAAAAGGTGGAATCTTCTTTTGTCAAATTTGGCATGTTGGGAGGGTTTCAAATCAAG GTTTTCAACCAAATGGACAAGCTCCAATTTCTTCAACTGACAAACCTTTGACCCCACAAATTCGATCTAATGGTATTGATGTTGCACAGTTCACTCCTCCTAGGCGGCTAAGGACAGATGAAATCCCTGGAATTGTCAATGATTTTAGGCTTGCGGCAAGGAATGCTATTGCAGCTG GTTTTGATGGAGTTGAGATCCATGGAGCTCATGGTTACCTGATTGATCAGTTTATGAAAGATCACGTGAATGATCGAACGGACCAATATGGTGGATCCCTTGAAAATCGTTGCCGATTTGCACTTGAAATAGTTGATGCTGTTGCTAATGAGATAGGAGCAGAAAGGGTTGGAATAAGGCTATCTCCTTttgcagactatatggaatctGGAGACTCAAATCCAAAAGCGTTGGGCCTTTACATGGCTGAATCTTTAAACAAGTATGAGATTCTCTATTGTCACATGGTTGAGCCAAGAATGAAGACAGTTGCGGAGAAATCCAACACTCCCAACAGTCTTCTGCCTATGAGAGAGGCTTTTAAGGGTAGTTTTCTTGTTGCTGGGGGTTACGATAGGGAAGATGGAAACGAGGCAATCATAGAAAACCGCACAGATCTTGTTGTTTACGGTCGTCTATTTTTAGCCAATCCAGATTTGCCTAGAAGATTCGAGCTCAATGTTCCTCTCAACAAGTACAACAGAGAGACATTCTACATTTCTGATCCTGTTGTTGGTTACACTGACTATCCATTTCTTGAAGATACCGCATAG
- the LOC122307997 gene encoding elongation factor 1-gamma-like isoform X2, giving the protein MVLHAGSTNKNAYKALIVAEYIGVDVQLVKNFEMGVSNKTPEFIKMNPIGKVPVLETPDGPVFESNAIARYVARLKADNPLYGASLIEYAHIEQWIDFASLEIDANILHWFILRIGFAIYLPPAEEAAISALKRALDALNTHLASNTYLVGHSVTLADIVMICNLVLGFNRILTKSFTSEFPHVERYFWTMVNQPNFRKILGEVRQTDSIPPVQSAKKPSQPKEPAKPKSKAEPKKEVKKDLAPPKVEGAGEEEEAPKPKAKNPLDLLPPSKMILDEWKRLYSNTKTNFREVAVKGFWDMYDPEGYSLWFCDYKYNDENTVSFVTLNKVSGFLQRMDLARKYAFGKMLVIGSEPPFKVKGLWLFRGQEVPQFVIDECYDMELYEWKKVDINNEAEKERVNQMIEDYEPFEGEALLDAKCFK; this is encoded by the exons ATG GTCCTGCATGCGGGGAGCACGAATAAGAATGCTTACAAGGCACTTATTGTGGCTGAGTATATTGGAGTCGATGTTCAGTTGGTGAAGAATTTTGAGATGGGGGTTTCAAACAAAACTCCTGAGTTTATCAAGATGAACCCCATTGGAAAG GTTCCTGTGCTGGAGACACCTGATGGTCCTGTATTTGAGAGTAATGCCATTGCACGCTATG TTGCACGTTTGAAGGCTGATAATCCTCTCTATGGCGCTTCATTGATTGAATAT GCCCATATTGAGCAATGGATTGATTTTGCATCATTGgaaattgatgccaatattttgcaCTGGTTCATACTACGAATTGGTTTTGCCATTTACCTTCCACCG GCTGAAGAAGCTGCCATTTCTGCACTGAAGAGAGCATTAGATGCCTTAAATACCCACCTTGCTTCCAACACTTACCTTGTTGGACATTCTGTGACATTGGCTGATATCGTTATGATTTGTAACTTGGTTCTTGGATTTAACCGGATCTTGACGAAGAGTTTTACCTCTGAATTCCCTCATGTAGAGAGATACTTCTGGACCATGGTTAATCAGCCCAATTTCCGAAAGATATTGGGTGAGGTGAGGCAAACTGATTCCATCCCTCCTGTTCAGTCTGCAAAGAAGCCTTCACAGCCAAAAGAGCCTGCTAAACCTAAGTCCAAAGCTGAACCAAAGAAAGAGGTCAAGAAAGATCTAGCACCACCTAAAGTAGAAGGGGCTggtgaggaggaagaggcacccAAACCCAAAGCAAAGAATCCTCTTGATCTTTTGCCTCCTAGTAAGATGATTCTGGATGAATGGAAAAGACTTTACTCAAACACAAAGACTAACTTCCGTGAGGTTGCAGTTAAAG GGTTTTGGGACATGTATGATCCTGAGGGATACTCCCTATGGTTCTGTGATTACAAGTATAATGATGAGAATACGGTCTCCTTTGTAACTTTGAACAAGGTGAGTGGTTTCCTGCAACGCATGGATTTGGCTCGTAAGTATGCATTTGGAAAGATGCTGGTTATTGGCTCAGAGCCACCATTCAAGGTGAAGGGTTTGTGGCTTTTCCGTGGACAAGAAGTTCCTCAGTTCGTTATTGACGAGTGCTACGATATGGAGCTGTACGAATGGAAGAAGGTTGACATCAATAATGAAGCTGAGAAGGAGCGCGTCAATCAAATGATTGAAGATTATGAACCTTTTGAGGGGGAGGCTTTGTTGGATGCCAAGTGTTTCAAGTGA
- the LOC122307997 gene encoding elongation factor 1-gamma-like isoform X1 has translation MALVLHAGSTNKNAYKALIVAEYIGVDVQLVKNFEMGVSNKTPEFIKMNPIGKVPVLETPDGPVFESNAIARYVARLKADNPLYGASLIEYAHIEQWIDFASLEIDANILHWFILRIGFAIYLPPAEEAAISALKRALDALNTHLASNTYLVGHSVTLADIVMICNLVLGFNRILTKSFTSEFPHVERYFWTMVNQPNFRKILGEVRQTDSIPPVQSAKKPSQPKEPAKPKSKAEPKKEVKKDLAPPKVEGAGEEEEAPKPKAKNPLDLLPPSKMILDEWKRLYSNTKTNFREVAVKGFWDMYDPEGYSLWFCDYKYNDENTVSFVTLNKVSGFLQRMDLARKYAFGKMLVIGSEPPFKVKGLWLFRGQEVPQFVIDECYDMELYEWKKVDINNEAEKERVNQMIEDYEPFEGEALLDAKCFK, from the exons ATGGCTTTG GTCCTGCATGCGGGGAGCACGAATAAGAATGCTTACAAGGCACTTATTGTGGCTGAGTATATTGGAGTCGATGTTCAGTTGGTGAAGAATTTTGAGATGGGGGTTTCAAACAAAACTCCTGAGTTTATCAAGATGAACCCCATTGGAAAG GTTCCTGTGCTGGAGACACCTGATGGTCCTGTATTTGAGAGTAATGCCATTGCACGCTATG TTGCACGTTTGAAGGCTGATAATCCTCTCTATGGCGCTTCATTGATTGAATAT GCCCATATTGAGCAATGGATTGATTTTGCATCATTGgaaattgatgccaatattttgcaCTGGTTCATACTACGAATTGGTTTTGCCATTTACCTTCCACCG GCTGAAGAAGCTGCCATTTCTGCACTGAAGAGAGCATTAGATGCCTTAAATACCCACCTTGCTTCCAACACTTACCTTGTTGGACATTCTGTGACATTGGCTGATATCGTTATGATTTGTAACTTGGTTCTTGGATTTAACCGGATCTTGACGAAGAGTTTTACCTCTGAATTCCCTCATGTAGAGAGATACTTCTGGACCATGGTTAATCAGCCCAATTTCCGAAAGATATTGGGTGAGGTGAGGCAAACTGATTCCATCCCTCCTGTTCAGTCTGCAAAGAAGCCTTCACAGCCAAAAGAGCCTGCTAAACCTAAGTCCAAAGCTGAACCAAAGAAAGAGGTCAAGAAAGATCTAGCACCACCTAAAGTAGAAGGGGCTggtgaggaggaagaggcacccAAACCCAAAGCAAAGAATCCTCTTGATCTTTTGCCTCCTAGTAAGATGATTCTGGATGAATGGAAAAGACTTTACTCAAACACAAAGACTAACTTCCGTGAGGTTGCAGTTAAAG GGTTTTGGGACATGTATGATCCTGAGGGATACTCCCTATGGTTCTGTGATTACAAGTATAATGATGAGAATACGGTCTCCTTTGTAACTTTGAACAAGGTGAGTGGTTTCCTGCAACGCATGGATTTGGCTCGTAAGTATGCATTTGGAAAGATGCTGGTTATTGGCTCAGAGCCACCATTCAAGGTGAAGGGTTTGTGGCTTTTCCGTGGACAAGAAGTTCCTCAGTTCGTTATTGACGAGTGCTACGATATGGAGCTGTACGAATGGAAGAAGGTTGACATCAATAATGAAGCTGAGAAGGAGCGCGTCAATCAAATGATTGAAGATTATGAACCTTTTGAGGGGGAGGCTTTGTTGGATGCCAAGTGTTTCAAGTGA